Part of the Phycisphaerales bacterium genome, CCGCCCGAGCTCATGCGCAAGGGCCGCTTCGACGAGATCTTTTTCGTCGATCTGCCGGGCGAAGAGGCCCGCGAGGCCATCCTCGGGATCCACCTTCGCAAGCGTCGGCTCGATCCCGAAGCGTTCGACCTTGCCAAGCTCGTCAAGGCGACCAAGGGCTTCAGCGGCGCCGAGATCGAACAGGGCATCATCGCCGCCCGGCACGAGGCCTTCGCGCAGAAGCAGCCGGTCACTACCGCCGGCCTCGTTGCCGTCTACGAAGAGAGCCCGCCGCTCAGCGTCACGATGGCCGAAAAGGTCGCGGCCCTCCGCCAGTGGGCGAAGGGCCGCTGCGTCATGGCCGGCTAGGGACACACCGGGCTCAGCCCTCGTCGTCCTCGTCCATGTCCAGGTCGAGCCACCACTGCGGAAAGTTGGCGCCCGTGGTCGAGTGGTACCAGCCCTCGAGCGTGCCGTCGATGAATCGGAAGAACACGGGCTCGTCGTGGATGTGGCCGTAGTCCGTGCTCTCGAAGCGGTAGACGCGGCGATCGCGGACCTCGTAGATCAGCACCTGCCCGCCGTCATGGTTCTTCGAGCCGCGAAAGACCGCCTCGGGGAAGATCTTGCGGAACTGCTCCACCGTGGTGTCCGGGCCAAGCTTGCCCAGGCGTGTGTTCTCGGCCTGGCTGAAGCTGGGCACGTCCTCGCTCGAGCGCACGACGTCGGCCCGCGACTGCTGCGACGAGGTCAGCCGCGTCTTGTCCGCAACGACGTACTCCTTCTTGCCGCCTCCGATCGAGAAGATGCAGCCCTGGGCGAGCATGGCCGCCGTCGCAAGTCCGAGTGCGAGGGTTGCTTTCGTATGCATCTTGTTCGGTTTCATGGCTCGCTTCCTTTCCTCCTCTTCGAGGACGGTGTGTGGTCGAGCCATTGTAGTGGGAAGCCGGCCAGGTTAGTTTCAACAAACTTGGGCGGCGCTCCTCCAGGTCTTCGCTAGACCCTGAAGATCGCCCCCATCTTCTTGCCCAGCAGCACGCTCGCCCCCACCAGGGTGATCGTCAGCAACGCCATGCCCCACACGCCCATGGCGCTGGCGATGTACGGGCCGTCGCCCTGGCGATTGCTGAAGGCGTAGATGGCCCGCGTGATGGGCCAGTCGTCCTGCTTCTGGGCCAGCAGGAGGCTGTCGGAGACCTCCAGCATGCTGAAGGCGAACACCAGCAGCGCCCCGGCGATGATGTTGGCAAGGATCAGCGGCAGCACCACGCTTCGGATCGCCCGCAGCCGCGTCGCGCCCAGGTTCAACGCGGCCTCTTCCATCTCGCCGCTGGTCTGCTCGAGCCCCGCCACGACCGACCGCACGATGTACGGCAGACGGCGCACGGCGTACGCAAGCACCAGGAGCGGGATCGGATTCGGATCGACCCCCACCACCGAGACCACGCCGTCCAGCGGGGCGCCGACCTCGCCGAGACCGAGGTTGAGCGTGCCGCGGAAGGGCCAGGCCAGGCTGACCGCGACGAAGCCGAATGCCAGCACCAGCCCGGGCACCGCCAAGGGCAGCATGCACAGCGTATCGAGCACGCTCCGGCCGACCGCCTTGGTACGCACGATGAGGTATCCCACCGTCACGCCGATCGTTGCGTTGAGCACGACGGCCAGGGCCGAGTACACGAGGCTGTTCACGATGGATCGAAACGCCGCGTCGCTTCCCAAGGCCACGCCGAAGTGGGCCATCGTGAAGCTCTTGGGCAAGAGGCTCTGGTACCACTGGCCCACGCCGCTGACGCTCATGAGGATGACGCCCACGTGCGGCGCGACCGCCAGGATCGTCACCAGCAGGAACGCTCCGGCCGCGAGCCAGCCCCGACCGCCCTTCAACGGCACCTCGCTCCCGGCGCGGGTCGCCCTCATGCTCATGGCGTAGCCACGACGACCGAATGCGAGCTTGCCCGCCGCATACGCCGCAAGCGAAGCCGCCAAGAGCACGAACGTGAGCGCGTAGGGCCTTGCCGAGCCCTCGACCTCGCTGAGGCCGTAGAAGATCTGCACCGCCGTCACGCGGTCGTAGTCGAACATCAGCGGCGTGCCGAGCTCGGTGAACGCCCAGATGAAGACGATGGTGCCGCCGGCGAACAACCCCGGACGGATGAGCGGCAGCGTGATGCGGGTGAATCGACGCCACGGGCCCGCGCCCAGGTTCTCGGCGGCCTCGTTCATGGCCGGGTCGAGGTTCGCCAGCGCCGCCGTCGCGTTGAGGTAGAGGATGGGGTAGAGGTGCAGCGCCTGCACGATGACGACGCCCAGGCCCTTGGCCTCGCCCATGACGTCCCAGTCGGTGCCCAGCAGCGTGTTGAGCATGCCCTCGCGGCCCATGATGGCACGGAAGCCGATGGCGCCCACGAACGGCGGCAGGATGAGCGGCACGAGGATGAGCGCGCTGAACACGCCCTTGAACGGAAACGTGTGCCGTGCCGCCAAGAGCGCCAGCGGCACCGCGATGAGCCCGCTGAGGATGGTCGTGCCCGTGGCGATCCAGAACGCGTTGAAGAGGCCCTCACGGGTCACGGGGTCTCGGAACACGCGGAGCACGTGGGCGATGGTCCAGCCGCCGTCGCCACCGGGATCACTCGCGAAGCCGCCGCGGATCGTCAGCACGATCGGATAGATGAGCGCCAGGGCGAGGAACGCGATGAGCAGCACGACCAGCGTCTGCTCGATGAGCCGGCGCAGGGTGAGTGCGTGCATGGGGTCAGGCCTCCGCCCCGGCGGGCCGGGCGGCCAGCGACTGTCCGAGCGTCAGGACGGTGGGCTCCCCGCGATCGAAGCTCGCCAGGTGCGCCCGCAATGCGTCGAGCGTCACGGCGTCGATCTCGGCGACGCGCTCCTCGAGCGTCCGGCAGCGGGCCAGCTTGCGGTAGTCGTTGGCCATCGCGCCCGCCCTCGCCGCCGTCGACTCGCCGCCGAACACGATGCGGCTCTTGAGCCCCACGCGAGCGCGTTCGAGCTCTTCTTCGGTGGGCGCGCCGTCTTTGGTGGCGATGCGGTCGAGCTCGGCCCGGAGAACCTCGAGCGATTCGGCCGCCCGCTCGGGCGTCGTGCCGACGTAGGCCGTCACCCAGCCGGCCTCACGCTCGGGCGTGTACCCGGCGTGGACGGCATAGCACAGGCCGCGCTTCTCGCGCACCTCGGTGAACAAGCGTCCCGACATGCCGCCGCTGAGCACCGCCGTCGCCAGGCGCTCGCACGCGGCCTCGGGCGTGCCGTCGCGCGGGGCATCTCGGATGACCATGACCTGCACCTGGGCGCCGTCGTCGTCGACGTGGTGCGTGCCGCGCTCGACCGAACCCTGTGCCATGGGCTCGGCGGCCTTGCCGGTCCACCCATCGAGGGCCTTGTTCAACGTCTCCTGGGCGAGCAGCGGATCGACGTCGCCGGCCAGCGCGATGATGCTCCCGCGCGGCACGTAGCCCTGCTCGAGGAACGCCACCGCGTCGGCGTGCGTGCACGACTCAAGCCCCTCCCGCGTGCCATAGGTCGATCGGTTCAGCGGCGACGGCAGGTGCCGGGCCATGGCCTCGACGCCCGCCCACTCCTGCGGATCGTCGGCGAGGGCCTCCAGTTCCTGCAACGCCAGGCTCTTCGCGGGGGCAAACGAGGCTTCGTCCATCGCCGGGCGGACGATCGTGTCGGCCAGCAGCGGGACGGCCCGGGCGAGGTCCTGGCCCACGAACGTCGCCGAGAGACGGCTCGTTCGGACCCCCGCGTCGAGGCTGCGGCCCACGCCAGCGGCGTCGAGCGCGTCTGCGTGCTCGCGGCTGCTGCGCCCGCCCGCGCCACGCTGGGCCATCTCCGCCGCGATGCCCGCGATGCCCAGCTTGCCCTCGGGCTCGGCGGCGGCGCCAGCGGGCAGGGTCCAGGTCAGGGCGCAGCTCTTCACGCCGGCCATCGGCTCGACCAGCAGCACCGCCCCGCACGCCAGTTCTCGGATCTCGATCGCCATGGGTGGGCGCAGTTTAGCGGACGCACGCCGCCCGGGTCGCCGCCCGGGCCAGCCGCTACGACCCTCGCAGCCCCTCGCCGACCCGCGAGATCCGCCGCAAGGGCCGAGCGCAAGGGCCGCGTCGATCCGATCCCATCCTTTAGAGAGGTACGTGATGTCGAGTGGACGCTCCAGCATGCGTCGGATCGTGGACGTGGTGGCCCTGGGCCTCTGCGTCGTGGCCGTCGTGCTCGTGGTGGTCCAGCAGACCCAGCGCGAGACCGTCGAAAACGTGGTGGTGCAGACCGAGCTCTCGCTCGCGAAGTTTCACTCAACGCTCAAGATCCAGGCAACCACGCGCGGCGTGGCCGTCAACGGTCGAGGCTGGCCCAACACCATCGAGGGCTACTGGTTCGGCGACGAACCCCCCTTGAACCACCTGCTCACCGGCGATCGCCCGTGGGTCGAGATCGCGCCCGCGGAGGACGCCGATCGCGATCATCCAGCCGATCCGGTCGCGTTCGACATGGACGGCGAACGTGCCGCCAGCTTCTGGTACAACCCGTATCGGGGCGTCGTACGCGCAAGAGTTGCGCCCCAGATCAACGATGAAGAGACCCTGGCCCTGTACAACCGGGTGAATGGGGTGTTCCTGGCGACGCTGGCGCCCGAAGGCGGGCTGCGCAACGCCGAACGCGAGCGCGACGACGCCGAACGGCTGCGCGAGATGTCCGAACGCGTCCGACAGATGGCCGAGTCGACGGGTGCGATCACGTCAAGCGACAACGTTGTCAAGGTGCGTCGCATCGACGCGCAGCCCGACGAGCCGCCGCCCCCGCCACCCGAAGCCGCGCACCAGAGCGAACCCGAACCGGTGACGATCGACGAGCCTGCGGACGAACCGGACGAGCCTGGACAGCCCTCCGAACCGACAGATCAGCCGACAGACGACCCCGCCTAAATCGGCCCTCAGGCGCTCTCAGAGCGGGTTTTGCGACTCTTCGTCGCGCAGGCCGAGCGCATCGACCATGTCGTAAGAGCCCGGTTGCTGGTCAACCAGCCAGGCCGCGGCGCGGAGCGCCCCGCGGGCAAACAGGTCGCGCGAGTGCGCCGTGTGCTTGAGTTCGATGGTCTCGTCGGGTCCGTCGAAGCGAACGACGTGCTCGCCCACGATCGAGCCTGCGCGCACCGACACGACGGCCTGATCTCCAAGCCTCACGGCTCCGTCGTCGGCGTGTTCGATGGCCCGCTTGAGCGCATTTGCGGTGCCCGACGGCGCATCGCGCTTGCCCGAACGGTGCCATTCTGCGATCGATGGAGAAAAATTTTCACCCAGCGCGCAAGAAATTTTTCGGACCATCTGAACGAGCACGACGCACCCAACGGAGGTGTTGGGCGCAACGAGCACGGGGACGTCGGCGGCGAGCCGCTCGAGCGCTTCGAGGTGCTCTCGATCGAGCCCGGTGGTACCGATCAGCAGCGGCGCGCCTCGCGTGCGCGCCAGATCGATCGAATCCGCGATCGCGTCGAAATGCGAGAAATCAACGATGATTTCGCGATTTTCGTGCGCCAGGGCGCGCGCGTGGGCGTGCGGGTGCGACCGCGTGATGCGTGCAACGACGCGGAAGCGATCGTCTTTGTCCGCGAGGGCATCGATGCGTGAGCCGAGGGCGCCCGAAGCGCCGACGAGCAGGATGGAAGCGGGTTGGTTCATGATGTTCGCTCGTGCGAAGGCATGGTCGTGGGGCTTGAAAAATTTGTGGACGAAACGGAAAGTTCTAGTAGACTACTCAAGCCGCGTGGGGAACAGACCCGATACACGCTGCGCGCGCCCTTTGTCCGCGGATTGCCCGACTCGCACATCGGCGCGCGTGGTAACCAGGCGAAGTCGGGCAACAGAGCAGGAGATTGCTCATGGCGAAGAAAGCCGCAAGGAAGCAGGCCACCCGCAAGAAGGCGGCCAAGAAGACGGCCAAACGCAAGACCACCCGCAAGAAGGCAACCCGCAAGGCCGGCGCTCGCAA contains:
- the dapB gene encoding 4-hydroxy-tetrahydrodipicolinate reductase, whose translation is MNQPASILLVGASGALGSRIDALADKDDRFRVVARITRSHPHAHARALAHENREIIVDFSHFDAIADSIDLARTRGAPLLIGTTGLDREHLEALERLAADVPVLVAPNTSVGCVVLVQMVRKISCALGENFSPSIAEWHRSGKRDAPSGTANALKRAIEHADDGAVRLGDQAVVSVRAGSIVGEHVVRFDGPDETIELKHTAHSRDLFARGALRAAAWLVDQQPGSYDMVDALGLRDEESQNPL
- a CDS encoding pitrilysin family protein; translated protein: MAIEIRELACGAVLLVEPMAGVKSCALTWTLPAGAAAEPEGKLGIAGIAAEMAQRGAGGRSSREHADALDAAGVGRSLDAGVRTSRLSATFVGQDLARAVPLLADTIVRPAMDEASFAPAKSLALQELEALADDPQEWAGVEAMARHLPSPLNRSTYGTREGLESCTHADAVAFLEQGYVPRGSIIALAGDVDPLLAQETLNKALDGWTGKAAEPMAQGSVERGTHHVDDDGAQVQVMVIRDAPRDGTPEAACERLATAVLSGGMSGRLFTEVREKRGLCYAVHAGYTPEREAGWVTAYVGTTPERAAESLEVLRAELDRIATKDGAPTEEELERARVGLKSRIVFGGESTAARAGAMANDYRKLARCRTLEERVAEIDAVTLDALRAHLASFDRGEPTVLTLGQSLAARPAGAEA
- a CDS encoding iron ABC transporter permease, producing MHALTLRRLIEQTLVVLLIAFLALALIYPIVLTIRGGFASDPGGDGGWTIAHVLRVFRDPVTREGLFNAFWIATGTTILSGLIAVPLALLAARHTFPFKGVFSALILVPLILPPFVGAIGFRAIMGREGMLNTLLGTDWDVMGEAKGLGVVIVQALHLYPILYLNATAALANLDPAMNEAAENLGAGPWRRFTRITLPLIRPGLFAGGTIVFIWAFTELGTPLMFDYDRVTAVQIFYGLSEVEGSARPYALTFVLLAASLAAYAAGKLAFGRRGYAMSMRATRAGSEVPLKGGRGWLAAGAFLLVTILAVAPHVGVILMSVSGVGQWYQSLLPKSFTMAHFGVALGSDAAFRSIVNSLVYSALAVVLNATIGVTVGYLIVRTKAVGRSVLDTLCMLPLAVPGLVLAFGFVAVSLAWPFRGTLNLGLGEVGAPLDGVVSVVGVDPNPIPLLVLAYAVRRLPYIVRSVVAGLEQTSGEMEEAALNLGATRLRAIRSVVLPLILANIIAGALLVFAFSMLEVSDSLLLAQKQDDWPITRAIYAFSNRQGDGPYIASAMGVWGMALLTITLVGASVLLGKKMGAIFRV